The proteins below come from a single Serratia ficaria genomic window:
- a CDS encoding PTS mannose/fructose/sorbose transporter subunit IIC — MEITTLQIVLIFIVACIAGMGSVLDEFQFHRPLVACTLIGFILGDMKTGIIIGGTLEMIALGWMNIGAAVAPDAALASIISTILVIAGGQSVGAGIALAIPLAAAGQVLTIIVRTLTVAFQHAADSAAERGSLRAITWIHISALLLQAMRIAIPAVIVAISVGTAGVHALLNSIPEVVTSGLNIAGGMIVVVGYAMVINMMRAGYLMPFFYLGFVTAAFTNFNLVALGVIGVVMAVLYIQLSPKYNKSQVVQAGPANANDLDNELD, encoded by the coding sequence ATGGAGATTACCACTCTTCAGATTGTACTGATATTTATCGTTGCCTGTATCGCCGGGATGGGTTCCGTTCTCGACGAGTTCCAGTTTCACCGCCCGTTGGTCGCCTGTACGCTGATCGGCTTTATCCTCGGCGATATGAAAACCGGCATCATCATCGGCGGTACGCTGGAAATGATTGCCCTGGGCTGGATGAATATCGGTGCGGCGGTTGCGCCGGATGCGGCGTTGGCGTCAATCATTTCCACCATTCTGGTCATCGCCGGCGGGCAAAGCGTCGGCGCCGGCATCGCCCTGGCCATTCCGCTGGCGGCGGCGGGCCAGGTGCTGACCATCATCGTGCGTACCCTGACCGTGGCCTTCCAGCACGCGGCGGACAGCGCGGCGGAGCGCGGCAGCCTGCGCGCCATCACCTGGATCCACATCTCCGCCCTGCTGCTGCAGGCGATGCGCATCGCCATTCCGGCGGTGATCGTCGCCATTTCGGTCGGCACCGCAGGGGTTCACGCGCTGCTCAACTCGATCCCGGAAGTGGTCACCAGCGGGCTGAACATCGCCGGCGGCATGATCGTGGTGGTCGGTTACGCGATGGTGATCAACATGATGCGCGCCGGCTACCTGATGCCTTTCTTCTATCTGGGCTTCGTTACCGCAGCCTTCACCAACTTCAACCTGGTGGCGCTCGGCGTCATCGGCGTGGTGATGGCGGTGCTGTATATCCAGCTCAGCCCGAAATACAACAAGTCACAGGTTGTTCAGGCTGGCCCGGCTAATGCCAACGATCTCGATAACGAACTCGACTAG
- a CDS encoding DUF2627 domain-containing protein produces MCGIFSKEVLSKDVSVEYRFSADPYLSASSSNDSSLSM; encoded by the coding sequence ATGTGTGGCATTTTCAGTAAAGAAGTTCTGAGTAAAGACGTTAGCGTTGAATACCGCTTCTCTGCCGATCCTTATCTTAGTGCCTCAAGCAGTAACGACTCTAGTTTGTCTATGTAA
- a CDS encoding PTS mannose transporter subunit IID: MVDTTVQKKLTPADIRGVFMRSNLFQGSWNFERMQALGFCFSMVPVIRRLYPENNDDRKQAIKRHLEFFNTHPYVAAPVLGVTMAMEEQRANGAPIDDAAINGIKVGLMGPLAGVGDPIFWGTVRPVFAALGAGIAMSGSLLGPILFFVLFNLVRLLTRYYGVAYGYRKGVDIVNDMGGGFLQKLTEGASILGLFVMGALVNKWTHVNIPLVVSKITDQTGHTTVTTVQTILDQLMPGLVPLLLTFGCMWLLRRKVNALWIIIGFFAIGIFGYWIGLLGL; the protein is encoded by the coding sequence ATGGTTGATACGACAGTTCAAAAGAAACTCACGCCGGCCGATATTCGCGGCGTATTCATGCGCTCGAACCTGTTCCAGGGTTCATGGAACTTCGAACGTATGCAGGCGCTGGGTTTTTGCTTCTCCATGGTGCCGGTGATCCGTCGCCTGTACCCGGAAAACAACGACGACCGCAAGCAGGCGATCAAACGCCATCTTGAGTTCTTCAACACCCACCCTTACGTGGCGGCGCCGGTGCTTGGCGTAACCATGGCGATGGAAGAACAACGCGCCAACGGCGCGCCGATCGACGACGCGGCGATCAACGGCATCAAGGTTGGCCTGATGGGGCCGCTGGCCGGCGTCGGCGACCCGATCTTCTGGGGCACGGTGCGGCCGGTATTCGCCGCGCTGGGCGCCGGTATCGCCATGAGCGGCAGCCTGCTCGGGCCGATCCTGTTCTTCGTGCTGTTTAACCTGGTGCGCCTGCTGACCCGCTACTACGGCGTGGCCTACGGCTATCGCAAAGGGGTGGACATCGTTAACGATATGGGCGGCGGCTTCCTGCAAAAACTGACGGAAGGAGCGTCCATTCTCGGCCTGTTTGTCATGGGGGCGCTGGTCAATAAGTGGACGCACGTGAATATCCCGCTGGTGGTGTCGAAAATCACCGACCAGACCGGGCATACCACGGTGACCACGGTGCAGACCATTCTCGACCAGCTGATGCCGGGCCTGGTGCCGCTGCTGCTGACCTTCGGCTGCATGTGGCTGCTGCGTCGCAAGGTGAACGCGCTGTGGATCATCATCGGCTTCTTTGCCATCGGCATCTTTGGCTACTGGATCGGCCTGCTGGGCCTGTAA
- the manX gene encoding PTS mannose transporter subunit IIAB: MAIAIIIGTHGTAAEQLLKTAEMLLGEQDNVAFIDFVPGENAETLIVKYNEKISELDTSGGVLFLVDTWGGSPFNAASRIAVDKERYEVVTGVNIPMLVETFMARDDNPGFDELVALALETGREGVKALKKPQEESVKPAAPVARAAAPQAPLGPNDHMKIGLARIDDRLIHGQVATRWTKETNVSRIIVVSDEVAADHVRKTLLTQVAPPGVTAHVVDVAKAIRVWNNPKYAGDRVMLLFTNPTDVWRLVEGGVDIKSVNIGGMAFRQGKTQVNNAVSVDEKDIEAFKKLNERGIELEVRKVSSDSQLKMMDLINKLN; encoded by the coding sequence GTGGCAATAGCTATTATCATCGGCACACACGGGACCGCAGCGGAACAATTGCTGAAAACGGCAGAAATGCTATTGGGCGAGCAGGATAACGTCGCCTTTATAGATTTCGTTCCCGGTGAAAATGCCGAAACGTTAATCGTGAAGTACAACGAGAAAATCAGCGAACTCGACACCAGCGGCGGTGTGCTGTTCCTGGTGGATACCTGGGGCGGCAGCCCGTTCAACGCGGCCAGCCGCATCGCCGTCGATAAAGAGCGCTACGAGGTGGTCACCGGGGTTAACATCCCGATGCTGGTGGAAACCTTTATGGCCCGTGATGACAACCCCGGCTTTGACGAACTGGTCGCGCTGGCGCTGGAAACCGGCCGCGAAGGCGTGAAGGCCCTCAAGAAACCGCAGGAAGAGAGCGTCAAGCCCGCGGCGCCCGTCGCCAGGGCCGCCGCCCCGCAGGCGCCGCTTGGCCCGAATGATCACATGAAAATCGGCCTGGCGCGCATCGACGACCGCCTGATCCACGGCCAGGTCGCCACCCGCTGGACCAAGGAAACCAACGTCAGCCGCATCATCGTCGTCAGCGACGAAGTGGCCGCCGACCACGTCCGTAAAACCCTGCTGACGCAGGTTGCCCCGCCGGGCGTTACCGCTCACGTGGTCGACGTGGCGAAAGCCATCCGCGTGTGGAACAACCCGAAATACGCCGGCGATCGCGTGATGCTGCTGTTCACCAACCCGACGGACGTGTGGCGGCTGGTTGAGGGCGGCGTGGACATCAAGTCGGTCAATATCGGCGGCATGGCGTTCCGCCAGGGAAAAACTCAGGTTAACAACGCCGTTTCCGTCGATGAAAAAGATATCGAAGCGTTTAAGAAATTAAACGAACGCGGTATCGAACTGGAAGTCCGCAAAGTGTCGTCCGACAGCCAGTTAAAAATGATGGACCTGATTAACAAACTCAATTAA
- the rlmA gene encoding 23S rRNA (guanine(745)-N(1))-methyltransferase translates to MSYQCPLCHRPLHFSQQQWRCDSHHQFDCAKEGYVNLLPVQHKRSRQPGDSAEMMQARRAFLDAGYYRPLRQRVAELLDSSLAAGAAALLDIGCGEGYYTAEVAARLAQGRTMAVYGLDVAKVAIRYAAKRYPKVSFCVASSHRLPFAEGALDAVLRIYAPCKAEELARVVKPGGIVVTVSPGPRHLYQLKERVYPQVQLHDEQDEQFEGFDRESREALAYDMALPGEQAANLLQMTPFAWRASPEVRQRLAASENFSCETDFVIAAYRRRA, encoded by the coding sequence ATGTCTTATCAGTGCCCCCTGTGCCACCGGCCGCTTCATTTTTCGCAACAACAATGGCGGTGCGACAGCCACCATCAGTTTGACTGCGCCAAAGAGGGCTACGTCAATTTGTTGCCGGTGCAGCACAAGCGTTCCAGGCAGCCTGGAGACAGCGCGGAGATGATGCAGGCGCGGCGCGCTTTCCTCGATGCGGGCTATTACCGACCGCTGCGGCAGCGGGTGGCGGAGCTGCTGGATTCGTCGCTGGCGGCCGGTGCCGCGGCGCTGCTGGATATCGGCTGTGGGGAAGGGTACTACACCGCCGAAGTGGCCGCACGCTTGGCTCAGGGGCGCACTATGGCGGTCTATGGGCTGGACGTCGCCAAGGTGGCGATCCGCTATGCGGCCAAACGCTACCCGAAGGTCTCTTTCTGCGTCGCCTCCAGCCATCGGCTGCCGTTCGCCGAAGGCGCTCTGGATGCGGTATTGCGCATCTACGCCCCGTGCAAGGCGGAAGAGCTGGCGCGGGTGGTGAAGCCGGGCGGCATCGTCGTCACGGTCTCGCCCGGGCCACGCCATCTGTATCAGCTCAAAGAGCGGGTATACCCGCAGGTGCAGCTGCATGACGAGCAGGATGAGCAGTTTGAGGGGTTTGACCGCGAGAGCCGGGAGGCGCTGGCCTATGACATGGCGCTGCCGGGTGAACAGGCCGCCAACCTGCTGCAGATGACGCCGTTCGCCTGGCGCGCTTCGCCGGAGGTGCGCCAGCGGCTGGCCGCCAGCGAAAACTTTAGCTGCGAAACCGACTTCGTCATCGCGGCGTATCGCCGCCGGGCCTGA
- a CDS encoding polyphenol oxidase family protein, which produces MSDRSPLLEAVPHIQHGFGSKAALLPGHLLPYRATLPEKKQVHGTRIVEVLRPAQPCGEADGFYTRQPGILLGVLTADCLPVLFSRRDGSAVAAVHAGWRGLLDGILEQMAAHINRDDATANWVASIGPAAGPCCYQVDDALVANFKQRLPLPAALISPRYRHLDLAAIAEYQLGALGFAAVDRAGSCTICTPDTDPQRAQRFKYTSYRRNSHRRAQDPSHPGITGRNQYAGIIIATG; this is translated from the coding sequence ATGAGCGATCGTTCCCCGCTGCTCGAAGCGGTTCCCCACATTCAACACGGTTTCGGCAGCAAGGCTGCGCTGTTGCCCGGGCATTTGCTGCCCTACCGCGCCACCCTGCCGGAAAAAAAACAGGTGCACGGCACGCGCATCGTTGAGGTGCTGCGGCCGGCGCAGCCCTGCGGTGAAGCCGACGGCTTCTATACCCGCCAACCCGGCATTCTGCTCGGCGTGTTGACGGCGGACTGCCTGCCGGTGCTGTTCAGCCGCCGCGACGGTTCAGCGGTTGCCGCCGTGCATGCCGGCTGGCGCGGCCTGCTGGATGGCATTCTTGAGCAGATGGCGGCGCACATCAACCGCGACGACGCCACCGCCAACTGGGTGGCGTCTATCGGCCCCGCCGCCGGCCCCTGCTGTTACCAGGTCGATGACGCGCTGGTGGCTAACTTCAAGCAGCGGCTGCCGCTGCCCGCCGCGCTGATCAGCCCGCGCTATCGCCACCTGGACCTCGCCGCCATCGCGGAATACCAGCTCGGCGCCTTAGGCTTTGCCGCCGTCGATCGCGCCGGCAGCTGCACCATCTGCACCCCGGACACCGACCCGCAGCGAGCGCAGCGCTTTAAATACACCAGCTATCGCCGCAACAGCCATCGCCGCGCGCAGGATCCGAGCCACCCGGGGATTACCGGCCGCAACCAGTACGCGGGCATCATCATCGCCACCGGATGA
- the cspE gene encoding transcription antiterminator/RNA stability regulator CspE codes for MAKIKGQVKWFNESKGFGFITPADGSKDVFVHFSAIQGNGFKTLAEGQNVEFEIQDGQKGPSAVNVTAI; via the coding sequence ATGGCAAAGATCAAAGGTCAAGTTAAGTGGTTCAACGAGTCTAAAGGTTTCGGTTTCATCACCCCGGCTGACGGCAGCAAAGACGTGTTCGTACACTTCTCTGCAATCCAGGGTAACGGCTTCAAAACCCTGGCTGAAGGCCAGAACGTTGAGTTCGAAATCCAAGATGGCCAGAAAGGCCCATCTGCAGTAAACGTTACTGCTATCTAA
- a CDS encoding DUF986 family protein — MSLTDGVLLVFIALMLLYSLYDEFGMNLLKGKTLLRVPLKRRNRIDCLIFVGLIAILIYRNVTDNGAVLTTYLLISLALIAVYISYIRWPKMLFKAQGFFYANAFIEYNRIKAMNLSEDGILVIDLERRRLLIQVTQLDDLEKIYQFFLNNQ, encoded by the coding sequence ATGTCGCTGACCGATGGCGTTTTGCTGGTATTTATCGCGCTGATGTTGCTGTACTCGCTGTACGACGAGTTCGGCATGAACCTGCTGAAGGGCAAGACCTTGCTCAGGGTGCCGCTGAAGCGCCGCAACCGGATCGACTGCCTGATTTTCGTCGGCCTGATCGCCATTCTTATTTACCGCAATGTCACCGACAACGGTGCGGTATTAACCACCTACCTGCTTATTTCCCTCGCGTTAATCGCCGTGTATATTTCTTATATTCGCTGGCCGAAGATGTTGTTTAAAGCGCAGGGTTTCTTTTACGCCAATGCCTTTATCGAATATAACCGCATTAAGGCCATGAATTTATCGGAAGACGGCATTTTGGTCATCGACCTGGAGCGCCGCCGGCTGCTGATTCAGGTCACCCAATTAGACGATCTGGAGAAGATATATCAATTTTTCTTGAATAATCAGTGA
- the mntP gene encoding manganese efflux pump MntP — translation MNLSATLILAFGMSMDAFAASIGKGASLHQPRFREAIRTGLIFGVVEAITPIIGWAIGLFASQYIMEWDHWVAFSLLFILGMRMIVEGVRNRPDAEEKVKRHGFWLLVATAIATSLDAMAIGVGLAFLQVNIVHTAMAIGCATMIMATLGMMVGRFIGPLLGKRAEILGGVVLIGIGVNILLEHLGYLS, via the coding sequence ATGAACCTTTCAGCAACGCTCATTCTCGCTTTTGGCATGTCCATGGATGCGTTCGCCGCGTCGATAGGCAAAGGCGCCAGCCTGCATCAACCGCGTTTCCGTGAAGCCATCCGCACCGGATTGATTTTCGGCGTCGTTGAAGCCATTACGCCGATCATCGGCTGGGCTATCGGCCTGTTCGCCAGCCAGTACATCATGGAGTGGGACCACTGGGTCGCCTTCTCGCTGCTGTTTATTCTCGGCATGCGCATGATTGTTGAAGGCGTCAGAAATCGCCCGGACGCAGAAGAGAAAGTGAAGCGCCACGGTTTCTGGCTGCTGGTCGCCACCGCCATCGCCACCAGCCTGGACGCCATGGCGATCGGCGTGGGGCTGGCCTTCCTGCAGGTGAACATCGTGCATACCGCCATGGCCATCGGCTGCGCCACCATGATCATGGCGACGCTCGGCATGATGGTCGGGCGCTTTATCGGCCCGCTGTTGGGCAAGCGCGCGGAAATTCTCGGCGGCGTGGTGCTGATCGGCATCGGCGTCAACATCCTGCTGGAACACCTGGGCTATCTGTCCTGA
- a CDS encoding MBL fold metallo-hydrolase, whose translation MKITNRYYDAAKAHHTPQGFRNPEPSQRREGDLQRWQDERKRQGLPKPPQMGYQQFTQRWWQPADLSGSDDSIWWLGHASMLLRLGGRHVLIDPVLSERASPLSFYGPKRRTPPPLTVRQLPAVDVILISHNHYDHLDRRTVRQLARRFPQATFIVPLGLKRWFRRYRLQKVRELDWWESLTLGELTFYATPARHWSMRTLWDRNRSLWCGWVVHHPALRFYFSGDSGYSDRLAEIGERLGPFDVAALPIGAYAPRWFMQEQHMDPQQSVSLYRQLQEPRVIPIHWGVFELADESLDEPPQQLNLALSEAGLERHRFHPLKIGERIALAATS comes from the coding sequence ATGAAGATAACCAATCGTTATTATGACGCCGCCAAGGCGCACCATACGCCGCAGGGCTTTCGCAACCCGGAGCCTTCGCAGCGGCGGGAAGGCGACCTGCAGCGCTGGCAGGACGAACGCAAGCGGCAGGGGTTGCCCAAGCCGCCGCAGATGGGCTATCAGCAATTCACCCAGCGCTGGTGGCAGCCCGCCGATCTCAGCGGCAGCGACGACAGCATCTGGTGGCTGGGGCACGCGTCGATGCTGCTGCGGCTCGGCGGGCGCCATGTCCTGATCGACCCGGTGTTGTCCGAACGCGCCTCGCCGCTCAGTTTCTATGGCCCAAAGCGCAGAACGCCGCCGCCGCTGACGGTGCGGCAATTGCCGGCGGTGGATGTGATCCTGATCTCCCATAACCATTATGACCACCTTGATCGGCGCACCGTGCGGCAGCTGGCGCGGCGTTTCCCTCAGGCCACCTTTATCGTGCCGCTGGGGCTGAAGCGCTGGTTCCGGCGCTACCGGCTGCAAAAAGTGCGCGAGCTGGACTGGTGGGAAAGCCTGACGCTGGGGGAGCTGACGTTTTACGCGACGCCGGCGCGCCATTGGAGCATGCGCACCCTGTGGGATCGCAACCGTTCGCTGTGGTGCGGTTGGGTGGTTCATCATCCGGCGCTGCGCTTTTATTTCTCCGGCGACAGCGGCTATTCCGACCGGCTGGCGGAGATCGGCGAGCGGCTGGGGCCGTTCGACGTGGCCGCGCTGCCGATCGGCGCCTATGCACCACGCTGGTTCATGCAGGAACAGCATATGGATCCGCAGCAGTCGGTGAGCTTGTATCGGCAGCTGCAGGAGCCGCGGGTGATCCCCATTCATTGGGGGGTGTTCGAGCTGGCCGATGAATCGCTGGATGAACCGCCGCAGCAGTTGAACCTGGCATTGAGCGAGGCGGGGCTGGAACGGCATCGCTTCCACCCGCTGAAGATTGGCGAGCGGATTGCGCTGGCGGCTACTTCTTAA
- a CDS encoding TerC family protein — MEFLMDPSIWAGLLTLVVLEIVLGIDNLVFIAILADKLPPKQRDKARVLGLSLALIMRLGLLSVISWMVTLTTPLFSVGEFSFSGRDLILLFGGVFLLFKATMELHERLEGQTHQDGANRGYAKFWAVVVQIVILDAVFSLDAVITAVGMVNDLPVMMTAVVIAMAVMLLASKPLTNFVNAHPTIVVLCLSFLLMIGLSLIAEGFGMHIPKGYLYAAIGFSILIELFNQIARRNFIKHQARRPMRERTAEAIMRLMGQRRAQQTDETAARPTEETFAEEERYMISGVLTLASRSLRSVMTPRTDISWVDCERSREEVREQLLDTPHSLFPVCRESIDEIVGVVRAKDLLVALEQGEDIAEFAARTPPIVVPETMDVINLLAVLRRAKGRLVVVANEFGVVQGLVTPLDVLEAIAGEFPDEDETPDIVAEGDGWLVKGGADLHSLEQALNCEDLVSPTADYASLAGFLLAHYGQMPAVGDVVELNRLRFDIVEVTDYRIELVRITKTEPEHRELP; from the coding sequence ATGGAATTTTTAATGGACCCCTCAATTTGGGCCGGGTTACTTACGCTGGTGGTATTGGAAATCGTTCTGGGCATCGACAACCTGGTGTTTATCGCCATTCTGGCCGATAAGCTGCCGCCGAAGCAGCGCGACAAAGCGCGGGTCCTCGGCCTGTCGCTGGCGCTGATCATGCGCCTGGGGCTGCTGTCGGTGATCTCCTGGATGGTGACGCTGACCACGCCGCTGTTCAGCGTGGGCGAGTTCAGCTTCTCCGGCCGTGACCTGATCCTGCTGTTCGGCGGGGTGTTCCTGCTGTTCAAGGCCACCATGGAGCTGCATGAGCGGCTGGAAGGGCAGACGCACCAGGACGGCGCCAACCGCGGCTACGCCAAATTCTGGGCGGTGGTGGTGCAGATTGTGATCCTCGACGCGGTGTTCTCGCTCGACGCGGTAATCACCGCGGTGGGGATGGTGAATGACCTGCCGGTGATGATGACCGCCGTGGTGATCGCCATGGCGGTGATGCTGCTGGCGTCGAAACCTTTGACCAACTTCGTCAACGCGCACCCGACCATCGTGGTGCTGTGCCTGAGCTTCCTGCTGATGATCGGCCTGAGCCTGATCGCCGAAGGCTTCGGCATGCATATTCCGAAAGGCTATCTGTACGCGGCTATCGGTTTCTCCATCCTGATCGAGCTGTTTAACCAGATTGCGCGCCGCAACTTTATCAAGCACCAGGCGCGCCGCCCGATGCGCGAGCGTACGGCGGAGGCGATCATGCGCCTGATGGGGCAACGGCGCGCGCAGCAGACGGATGAAACCGCCGCCCGCCCGACGGAAGAAACCTTTGCCGAGGAAGAGCGCTATATGATCAGCGGGGTTCTGACGCTGGCCTCGCGCTCGCTGCGCAGCGTGATGACGCCGCGTACCGACATCTCCTGGGTCGATTGCGAACGCTCCCGCGAAGAGGTGCGCGAGCAGCTGCTGGACACGCCGCACAGCCTGTTCCCGGTGTGCCGCGAATCGATTGATGAGATCGTCGGCGTGGTGCGCGCCAAGGATCTGCTGGTGGCGCTGGAGCAGGGTGAGGACATCGCCGAATTCGCCGCGCGCACGCCGCCGATCGTGGTGCCGGAAACCATGGACGTGATCAACCTGCTGGCGGTGCTGCGGCGCGCCAAGGGGCGCCTGGTGGTGGTCGCCAACGAGTTCGGCGTGGTGCAGGGGCTGGTGACGCCGCTGGACGTGCTGGAGGCGATTGCCGGTGAATTCCCTGATGAAGATGAAACGCCGGATATCGTGGCGGAAGGCGACGGCTGGCTGGTGAAGGGCGGGGCCGACCTGCATTCGCTGGAGCAGGCGCTGAACTGCGAGGATCTGGTCAGCCCGACGGCGGACTACGCTTCGCTGGCGGGTTTCCTGCTGGCGCATTATGGCCAGATGCCGGCGGTGGGCGACGTGGTGGAGCTGAACCGGCTGCGTTTCGACATCGTCGAGGTCACCGATTACCGCATCGAGCTGGTGCGCATTACCAAGACGGAGCCCGAACACCGGGAACTGCCGTAA